The genomic interval ccacatctgacagagggctaatatccagaatatataaagaactcaagaaattagacatcaaaatgcccaacagtccaattaagaaatgggctatagaactaatcagggaattctccacagaggaagttcaaatggctgaaagacatttaaggaatggcacaacatccctaattatctgggaaatgcaaatcaaaatgactctgagataccaccttacacctgtcagaatggctaagatcaaaaacacagaagacagcttatgctggagaggatgtggagcaaggggaactctcctccactgctggtgggaatgcaagcttgtacagccactttggaaatcaatatgacacttccttagaaaattgggaatccatctcccccaagacccagctatagcactcttgggcatatacccaaggaatgctcaatcataccacaagggcatttgctcagctatgttcatatcagcattgtttgtaatagccagaacctggaaacaacctagatgccattcaactgaagaatggataaagaagatatggtacatatacacaatggagtactactcagcaaagaaaaacaatgacatcatgaggtttgcaggcaaatggatggatctagaaaaaatcatcctgagtgaggtatcccagactcagaaggacaaacatggtatgtactcactcataggatgatattagatgtaaaacaaagatgactagactgctgcaaaACTCCAGaaaggctacatagaaaataagaccctaggaaagacccaaagatcacccaatgacagagaaatggatgagatctacatgaacaacctggatgacagtgagaATAATaaagggcaatatttgagggaaagaaagcttaggggacaggcgatcccagttggatcaagaacagaaagggagaatgaggaataacagaccatgataaatgaaggccacatgagaacaggaataggcagagaggtccccaaaaatccacaatgatatatcctctgtagaatgctagcaatggttgagagaaagcctgatctgaggtagactggtgatcagatgactaaacaccctaacagtcgtcttgaaACTCTCATcgagtaactgatggaagtggatggagagatcctcagccaggccccaggtggagctccaggtgtccaactgtcgagaaaaaggagggactgcaagaccatgaattgttgaatccaagattgcaaaaagtacaaggacaaatagccaatcaaaagaaagcacatgaattatgaaccaaaggctctggagcccccagcctgatcaggccctctggataagtgagacaattgtatagcttgatctgtttgcaaggcccccaggctgtgggaccagcacctgtccttagtgcatgagttggctgtttggaaccttgggcttacacagggtcacaagatcagcctagaaggaggtgacaggacctgcctgtactgaatccaccaggtttaaatgtatccccaggggtgtgttggtcctggaggacatgggagtggAGGGTAGGGTCTggaggaagttgggggtgggagcgggagtgaggaggacaggggaatccatggctgatgtataaaattaaaacacataataataataataataaataataaataaaaaaaccacaaatataataaataaaaaaattaaaaattaaaaaaagaattagggtGTGGACATCTCATATAAAGATTGCCCTTGTATATCAGTgtaatcaccttctccaagaagttgatcatgggaaatttccatacctctagttCCACATTGTTCTTCTATAGGCTTtgcctcctctttccaccatatCACCCATTGTACCTGTGGCCCAGCCTCTATGATTGCTGTAATCAAATATTTCCAGTCCTGAGAGATatttctattacaagttgacttcgagtttaacatctgctttacaattGGAGAATGCATAGCATATGATAccatagcttctttaaatctctttaaatctaacatttccactggagtccagttAGCTCAAACACAGTCTTGAGCATTTGGCTGTTCCTATGATGTTACACGGTAGATTAGTGCTTGCTATTTCTTAACCTTAAGCTGGTTCTCTGTAAACATATAATTCAAAGCTGAGATAGGTTCACCTTTCAATACTTCTGTGtaggtctgaatttctctataatttattttaacaagtttttctaaaattttttattttagaaaatagacCAATCTTtataaagctaaaataaaaatgatcaaacaaataataaaaaaagaagttgtttgtttgcacttcctgttttattagttaatattatttcattctcaGGTTTCTGAGGGATTTGGAGATAGTTATGGTTACagtttccttattaagaaatttaagaaaaggccagacagtggtagcgcatgcctttaatctcagcactcaggaggcagagccaggcagacctctgtgagtttgaggccagcctgggctaccaagtgagttccaggaaaggcacaaagctacacagagaaagcctgtcttgaaaaaccaaaaaacaaaaaaaaaacaaaacaaaaaggaatttgACTAAGGAGGTGTAAGTATATAGATTTCAAAGACACCATAAGATAGTTTTATATTGGTAATACAACATAGGACTGAAAGTGAAtgaggtacattttggactccacaaaataagatagataaagaacccatttctctaaatttgtcaaatgcaaatggactagagaCTGTTAatgtatattttgattttatatattgtatatagttattgtacttattttatatagtttttctcatagcagttataatttttttattttttattagacaaaaaagggaaaatgaggtgatattttatttgtgctttaataaaatttgcctggagatcagaggaaagccagccactatagtaaacacaaaagtcagacagcatacatccttaatcctatcacttagcaggcagggtctctgtgtgttcaaggtagggaacagagccaagcaaggtgacacatgcctttattcccagtaccaaccatggaggtctggaggtctgtacagaaagacagaaagtgaCTGAGCTGTGTAGGAACTGGAAgggaggtagctgggctaagaggaCAAATGAGAGGGTAGAAAAGCAAGGCAAGAAAGGCataggcagacaggaagtgacttgtatttggaagctgcagagttggtgaggtaaggctggctggtggctttccctagttttctgatctaaggctttcacctctatattcagctctgtgattttatttaataagaccattttagaaattcatctacacagacacatagggagagacagagaaagagacggagagagagtgagactgagaaagaatgagaatgagaaacaGAGACTGAGCAACactgacagacacagagaaggagacAGTATAAGACAACCAGAGGTGGTtaccacacattcacacaccagaACAGACAGAGGGAatgagagtctgtgtgtgtgtgtgtgtgtgtgtgtgtgtgtgtgtgtgtgtgtgtgtgtgtaattattagAATGATGTACAGGCTGTAGTCCAGCTAATTCAACAATGGATGGCTATGAACAGAAATTCCAAAAATCAAAATGTGCtcagtccatgaagctggatgtctcagctggtcttcagtagatgctggaATCCAAAAGAAGTAGGATCTAAAACCAGTGAAGGCAAACAAGCAGGCAAACCTGCTAGTAAAGCAAGAGCAAGAAGGCAACACACAAAGATTTCATCTTCAATGTCTTTTTATAAGCTTtcagcagaaggtatggcccaattaaaagtgtgtcttcctGCTACAACACAAAGAATAAAGGAGTGAGtcttgcctcaagatccagattagaagtggttcttcctacttcaaattaataaaaaagtccTAAATGGTATGCCTTAGCTAGAATTTGTAATCAGTCTTCTATGACTGATGGTCCAGTCTGACTCCATCTTAATATCAGAAGCCATCTTTTTACAGGGACAAaagaattttgtttctatttactgTAAAACTTAAGATTCTGGAATTGTACATATTCCACACCCTATACCCAGACCTCTACACTCAGAAACTAAGATGTTGTTCTGCCAAGGACCTACATCATCAAAGTTCCTCTGGAACACCCGAGCCCTGGAAACCCTTTCCGCTATTTTGGGGGGATATAAAaccccatttctccttttttcctggATGTTCTCTAAAACCAGGTTTTAGAGAAGATCCTATTATGGCCGAATCAAAGCTTACATAATTTGAATAAATTTTGAATACATGGCTTTTCCTCTCATTCAGTGAGAATGAAACTAGCCATCTTTGGCTCTTTTCAAAAAGTGTGACCTATATGTTCATTCTGGTGGGTCTGTGTCTTTTGTTACCTGCCTGTATTAAAATGTTGTAGTTTCCCATTGTCTTTAATTATAAAACAAGGTGGAATCTAGAGTAGTCCTAAAGGATTTCCTGCCCAACAGCCATAATCTTTCTTACTTCCATTGTGGAGCAACAATCCAATTTCACCTTGGTAAACTTGATCAATCACCTCTCCTAtcactgttatttcttttttaggtTGTTGACTTAAGGACATAAGAAGCCCAAAGAGGCCTGGGAGAAGCTTGAGCtccagttcaatggaatgtttgttgtggcACCAGTTAGGAGCAGAGCTCCACACTATCACCCTGGAACCAAAATGTCTAGGCCAGCAGAACTTAGAGTCATGGGAACAGGCAGCAAATTTTTCCCCAAGGGTCATTGGGGGTGATAGTGAGTGAAACTATTCCCTTTTCTACCACCTGGTACCTGGACCCATGGTTCTTGTCCAGGGAGAAACCATATCATATATGCGATGCTGGTTCAAAGCATATACTGTCTCCTGGAGAATCCTGCCCCAGCCAGCCAAACTGATGCCACATTCATTGGCTctgtaactgtgtcttcaaaTGACATTCTATCTTTGTAACATGACAGCTACTTCAGGAAATGGTGAACATGGTAAGATCCATGGATATCAAGTTTGTAGGCCTCCATTGCACCTCTCTGGCTATGAAGGTCTTATTAAAAGAAGACAAGAGCCAAAttcaggggtgaaagccttagagagatcagggaaatagggaaatcCAGCAGCCCaacttacctcaccaactctgcagcttagagatgcgagttacttcctgtctacctatgcctttatgccttgctgttctgccatctggtttgctctctctgttcagctacatgacttccttttccttccaagCTCTATGATGTCCTGTCTATCTGTATAGacttccagacctccatggttaactggTGTTGGaattaaggtatgtgccaccacacctggctctgtttccaatgtggattggaactcacagggatcctgcctgccaagtgatgggattaaaggcatgtgctaacattggaTGACTTTTGTGTTGTAACTGGCTTTTTCCggtgatctccaggcaagccaTATTATTAAAGCACAGTCCAGAGAATGAATCATCCTATGCATTAGATTACTGAACTCCTCTTCTGGATAAGTCACCTTTTGATGGGCATTTACATGGGACACATGGCTTTTCACATTCCTTGCTCTGCAGAGCAGTACAAAGATTTCTTCCTCGAATGTCTTTCTCTccaatttttcattatttgttcctcttaatttttttattttttcttttctcttacaaTACATACtgacctccccttcctcctctgctttattatcaatccacatgagtctattaaatgggtaatggaatttattaagatatcaattgaggaaatacactcacaattacAGAATGGAGTTGACAGAGGAAGTCATTCTGTGATCTGACCCAGAGCAAATCTACCTCACAAGCAGGACCAGGGAGAAGGGGCCTGTGGCCTTTCTCTAACTCCTTATATGAGGTCACGTACAATGGCAGGAatcaccacctcctttgggccatataatCCAAGGTCGTGGGcaaagcaaataccactacatttccccattTAGTCTAAATAAAAACGTGCTAATCTTAATGCAAACTACATTcaacaagaacaattatcaagtatatgttcaggaaaaacaaagggtaatgacataaacaaaaatggaaatacaaccaacaagaataatattaaggggttggggatttagctcagtggttgagtgcttgcctggcaagcacaaggccctgggttcaatcctcagctccacataaaaaaaaaagaataacattaaacaagaaagacatgctaaatgtccaaAACATGGGTAAATGGCACATTACTGAGATTATTGTCCTGTCTTGAAGATTTGAACTCTAGttctaatatgttctagctaagatacaagaagatggcacttgtaactatctagtcttcaactccatcaaagatcagagaaggaacataataatactgGAGGAAACGAAAAATGCAAGCAAGCCATTTCCAAAATcttgtgagaatagacagagacagctagcagcctggacagtcacctaaagtttctcagcatctgGAGCCACCAATTTGtccacaggcctagaatatctgacaaattattttcagaagcaggaatttttgaagaCCATCTTACCCTTTCTTGGCAGTATTCactagtcacttttccttgttaTTCATAAATTGTCAGTGGTCTTAGTTTTTACTATATGGAACAGGTAAAGTACTCATACATGATGAGCAGGAAGCAAGCCCAGAACTCTTGAAGGTAACTCTCTTCTTTTCTGCCATTATTCCATTCAGACCCACAGTATCGGGATGACCCAGCAAACTATGTTGGTGGTCTTTCCCTTGCATCTCAGATAATGCTACTTGGAAACACTCTTCCAGACCCATCTAAGGACACTAAGAAATCAAAAAGTATAGGTCCCACTTGGCAAAATGAGATCAAGATCAGATGTGTATTTTAAACAAATCATAAATTCTAGTAAAAGCATAATCAATAAAAGTCTCCCCATCGATAAAAGTCCAAGACCAAGAGTTTGAGGTGATCAGTACCTGAAATTCTGACCCCAAACACACATAGAGAATAGTCACTGATATTAATAGTTAGCCACTTGCCAAAGGTTCCtaagaaaaaccagaaagaaatcagagaaaggaagaaattacaacaacaacaacaacaaaaaaaaaaaaaaacaactttgaaagtagccacaaataatataaaatatcctgtgggtaactctaacaaagcaagtgaaagacttgtaagataaaaaaaaaaaaaaaaaaaaaaaaacttcaagtctttgaggaagaaagtgaagaagatatcagaaaatggaaaaatctcccatgctcattggtCAGTAGGATTAACATCTAAAAACAGACATTctacaaaaacaaatatacagattcaaagcaatctgcATCAAATTTCCACACAATTTTTTCCATAACTTTTCAAGATCCTTCTCAggttcatatggaaatacaaaaagcaTGGAGAACAAAAACattcctgaacaataaaagaactgctgtaggtctcaccattcctgatttcataCTGTGTTTCAAAGCTATGGTAAACTTGGTATTAGCATGAATTGAAtggaagacacagacataaatctaTATAGAGGGGCCATGCCATTGAAAGAGGCCTGTGCTGTCAATGATGACATATGAGCCCTGGCTGAAGCTCAGACTATGTCTGGGTCCATCACCCACTGAAGACAGAACTTTGCTCAAACTTGGATTTTTAGACATCTGAGCTACATTAGGTAAACTGACAGGTAATCTTTGCTTTCTTCATGGACTTGGTCAGGTATACTCTCAAACaacatttctttttgtcattGGATCCTGGTAAGAAACTTCAACCAAGTTCCTACATCACAAAAATTCCTCTGGAACCCTCCAACCCTAGGAAAACCTTACTCTTGTATATTTTAGGGTTATAAAAACCCAACTTGTCCAATATTCCTGGCTAATCTCTCAAACGTGAAATTAGGGAGAAAATTTGGCAGAAAATTAAGCTTATTAAATGACTGAAAACATATTGATTGATGGTTTACTTTCCTTTAGTGGGAATATAACTACCCATCTTAGCCACTTGACTGGAGTCGTgatatattttttcattcatgGTGTGTATGTATCTTTTGTCATCTGCCTGCATCAGTCCGTTATAGTTTCCAAACATTTTTAATCATTGGAATATATGGTAAAATGAGGCACCCTAAAGGATTTCCTGCCTGCAAGCTATTATGTTTCTTATCTCTATTGTGGAGAAGCCAAGCAATTTCCTGATCTTTATCTTGGTCATTCACCCCTCTGAACTCTGTTATTTATTCTTGGCCTTTTGGATTAAGGACATCAGAAGCTCAATGTGGCTTGGGAGAAGTCTGAGCTCCCAGATCAATGATCTGTTTGTTGTAGCTCCAGTCAAGAGCACTGCCCCACACCACCAATCACACTGGAATCAAAATTTCCAAGCAAAAAACATAAGGTCATATAAAAGGAAAGCAAACTTCTTTCCCAAGAGGTCTCTAGGGGTGATAGTGAGTGGTACAATAGTACCACCTGGTTGCCTGGATCCATGGATCTGAGCTATGGGGAAATCAGCCTCCTGGAGAATTCTACTCCAGCCCTCTGGGTTGCTGCCACTTCATTGGCTCCATAACTGTGTCTTCTAAACATCCTGAGAACAACTTCAGGATGTTGGTGAACCTGCTCCAACCACTGGATTCAATGATTGTGAGCTACAGGTTCACCTATCTGTCTGTGAATTTAATCTTGCTCAGAAGCTACACTGTGTGGAATAACATGATGGTTGACAAGGCATTCTCTTAATCCCTGTGTGGTAGTTTTGGTAAAATCATTACAGGTGGGAAGTGCAAATCTATATCTAGAGTAAGAACCAGCTCTAGAATGAAGGATTGTCCTTTCCACAGAGAAAAAGGTACAATGTAGTTATCCTTTCATGACTTTGTTGAATGGTTAGCCTGGGGAATGTGACatctctgggtctctgtgttgatCTTTGCTGTTGGCAGATCTGACATTCAGATGCAGCTGTAACCAGGTGAGTCTTGATGTGTGGATATCTACATGTTGATCACAAGCAGAACCTCCATCTCAGGTAGAATGGCTATGGTGATCACGGGCCCATGGGGCAATACCAAAAGCAATTGGGGAAAGAGTCTGACAGTTCATGGAATGGGTCATGATATCTAATTAACTATTGACCTCCTCCTTAGCCTAAAGAACCTTTCATGGGAATTTACAGAGGACAAAGGAACTCCACATTCTTTGTTCCTTTGCCAATCTGTCCAAATACTTCTTCCCCAAATGTCTTTctacttttttcttatttccttatttGTTCTTAATGTTTCTTCTCTCATTCAATCCCATCTGGCCATagtctcccctccttccctccacagGGATGTACTActtctctatttcccttcagaaaagcacAGGTCTCCTGGGGTCATCAAATGAAGACAACATACTAAAATGTAATAGTAgtcacaaaccctcatatcaaggctagagAAGCCAACCTAGAAGTAAGAAAATGTTCCCAACATCAGATAAAAAAGGTCAGAGACTTCTCATTCTTCCCCTCTTAGGAGTCCCACTATCCACTGAGCCAAACAACCATAGTCTGTATGCAGAGGACTTAATACAGACCAATGCAGGCTCTGTGGTTGCCTCATAGGTCTCTTGGAGCCAAAATGAGCTATATTAAGATGAATCTGTGGGCTCTGTGCACCTGATGTCTTTGATCCCTCCTACAATCCTGCTTTTCCCTGATACTtgagattccctgagctctgcctaatgtttggctgtggatctcagtATCTGCTCCCATCAAGTGCTAGAAAAAGCATAACTGATATCCACTGGACtagacaccaatctatgagtgtaaCAGAATTTCTGTAGGTATTGTCTCACATTTTTTGCATGAGTGTGGCAGGAAGACCCTGCAAAACTTCCACAGATGAGCAGAGCCAAGTGGACTAAAATGGGAGTCTTCAAAGAGAATCACCACTGGAATCcacaaactcattttaaaattgttattcattttgtattttatttggatACGCATTGTTTACAAAGATGGATGTGCTTATGAAGACAAGAGGAAGACTGAACAAAAGGTCCTCTTAAAGAGCAAAAATTGCTTTTGACAGAGTCACCTCTTCAGTCCTAAACAGAGTTAGGTGAAAAAAATTGTCTTCATTCTCTTATGCTACTTTTGTAATcaaatattcatgtttattttctcctttccagaGTCCTTGACTGTAAGTTCTGCTCAGTCCAATCCAGACAGGTTTCACCAAAGAAACCTTGTTGTATCATGCTTGGGTCAGCAACTAAAATGAATTCCAGTTTCCAATTCATTGACAAATCAAACCAGTACAGACCAGAGTAGTGTACAACATAGTTCAGTGCTTCACCTCCCTTAAACTGACAATCAACTCATTTACACCTGTATTACACCCTGAGCCACCATGCCATCTTTCCCCAGTTTCATTGGGAATGCTCCACACACCCCATAGTCTACACAGGTGTCATTgggaagaacactggctgctgcttctgggaGACAAGGGTAGGTCACAGCTGACCAAGTCCTAGGATGGCTTCAAGCGTTTGAAAGGGGGctccaagaaagggagatgagcAGAAGCCAGGGAACGGTATGCTTCAGCCACTAAATGGGGACATGAGACCACCATTGCCTTCCAGCCTTGGgtctcagagacctcagaagcatGAGCTGTAATGAAATCCAGTGCCTGGAttttcagctgccctgagctgtggaggtcagCGAGGAAGAGAGTGTGGGCAGCATTCTCCACTGAGAGGTCCCTACAGAGGGCATCCTCACACATGACCTTCAAACGTTGCAGGCCATACttgtcagcagctgccagcacagcAGCTGCCATGCTGTCCAGGTCTGGTGCTTTTCCAGTGTAAATGAAGCCCATCATTGCCTTGAAGACTTGTGGCTCCAGGTCATGGATCTCAACGTGGTTACTTTTGCTCTCCTTCATGTCATgttgaaacatggctctgaaCACTGGAGAGCGAGCTGCTAAGATGGCCTTGTGAACCCGGAATTCCTGACCAGCTACCACCAGGCAGCAGTCTGTGAATTGGGAATTCTCCCAAAGCTCTCCTAGCTCATCTGCCAATGTGCATCTGGGAACTTGAATCCCTGGCTTCCTGTTCTGGTCAGAGATTCTGAAGGAGTCCTGGATAATGCTCACCCTGCAGAAGAGGCTGAGCTTGTCATCTGTGAGAAGATGAGATGCATTGGAAAAGAGGAAATCTCGAAGGATGTACTTTTTGAATCCATAGCCAAGGCCTGGCACAAACCTAATGGCTCTTGAGGTCCTCatggtttgtgttttctctccttcGGCGCTTATGATCCAAAACTGGAACTTTGCCCAAACATGCCTCTTTAGACAGCTGAGCAAAACTAGATTAACTGACAGGTAATCTGCACTTACTTCATCAAATCCATTTGGGTATGCTATCAAACACCATATCTCATTGTCTCCTGTTGAGAAAGTTGAACTTCTAATGAGTTCTGTCCTTTCCTCCACAAAAAACCTGAAGTTGTGGATGGTCCACACATAGGAGAAATTCTGAGTGTGGTCCCATCTCTGGTCTGTCCCATCTCCTGCCATTTCTCCTCCAGGTAGTTTGAAGTTTTAACTGgatacaaaatgaagaaagagtaATTGATTTCTCTTCCCCCTGTGAGATCAAGAATAGACAGGATTTAGatgttaagtttttgtttttcctctattCCCTTTTCGATGGGGCTGGATACTTGGATCTCTGATATTTTCTGTACAGATTTCAATACTAGTTTCAGAGTACATAGTCTAGGCTACTAGGGACTCTTACATCACTCCATTTTAGGTCTAGATTGAATCTTATGTCAATAGGTAACTGGTTTTAACAATTATACACAGTTgttgtatattttagaaaattctaTACACTCATATCAAAAATGTTATATTatggttctctagagtaa from Onychomys torridus unplaced genomic scaffold, mOncTor1.1, whole genome shotgun sequence carries:
- the LOC118576691 gene encoding speckle-type POZ protein-like, translated to MAGDGTDQRWDHTQNFSYVWTIHNFRFFVEERTELIRSSTFSTGDNEIWCLIAYPNGFDEVSADYLSVNLVLLSCLKRHVWAKFQFWIISAEGEKTQTMRTSRAIRFVPGLGYGFKKYILRDFLFSNASHLLTDDKLSLFCRVSIIQDSFRISDQNRKPGIQVPRCTLADELGELWENSQFTDCCLVVAGQEFRVHKAILAARSPVFRAMFQHDMKESKSNHVEIHDLEPQVFKAMMGFIYTGKAPDLDSMAAAVLAAADKYGLQRLKVMCEDALCRDLSVENAAHTLFLADLHSSGQLKIQALDFITAHASEVSETQGWKAMVVSCPHLVAEAYRSLASAHLPFLEPPFKRLKPS